In the genome of Candidatus Neomarinimicrobiota bacterium, one region contains:
- a CDS encoding arginine deiminase family protein: protein MKVDCQSMIGEIKHVLLKHPKDAYIDDDHLEDQWRSLNYLGPPDFSKSIADYDHFADLLHQFDVDVHFLPPAEKTGLDSIYTHDPAVITSRGAILCNMGKDQRQGEPEAMGEFLRQMDVPILGTITGDGKLEGGDVLWLDERTVAVGEGYRSNAEGIRQFGELLGNLVDEVISVPLPHWAGPADCLHLLSFISPVDHDLAVVYSRLMPVPFRDYLLNRGMRFVEVPDSEWDSMACNILAVAPRKIIMIDGNPMTRAVLEEEGVEVSVYDGSEISLKGAGGPTCLTRPVLRL from the coding sequence ATGAAAGTAGACTGCCAGTCTATGATCGGTGAAATAAAGCACGTACTGCTTAAACATCCCAAAGACGCCTATATCGACGATGATCATCTTGAAGATCAGTGGCGGTCTCTGAACTATCTCGGTCCGCCAGACTTCTCCAAATCCATCGCCGACTATGATCACTTCGCTGATCTCCTCCATCAGTTCGACGTAGATGTCCATTTCCTCCCTCCAGCTGAGAAGACCGGCCTCGACTCCATCTACACCCACGATCCGGCGGTCATCACCTCCAGGGGAGCCATCCTATGCAATATGGGAAAAGATCAGCGTCAGGGCGAGCCGGAAGCCATGGGAGAGTTCTTACGGCAGATGGACGTCCCCATTCTCGGCACCATCACCGGTGACGGTAAGCTCGAGGGCGGCGACGTCCTTTGGCTCGATGAGCGAACCGTAGCTGTGGGTGAAGGCTATCGATCCAATGCTGAGGGGATTCGCCAGTTTGGAGAACTGCTTGGCAACCTTGTGGATGAGGTGATCTCCGTCCCCCTTCCACATTGGGCCGGCCCCGCCGACTGCCTCCACCTCCTCTCCTTCATCAGTCCCGTGGATCACGACCTCGCCGTAGTCTACTCCCGCCTCATGCCGGTGCCGTTCCGGGACTATCTGCTCAATCGCGGCATGAGGTTCGTTGAAGTTCCGGACAGCGAGTGGGACTCCATGGCGTGCAACATTCTAGCGGTGGCGCCGCGGAAGATCATCATGATCGATGGCAATCCTATGACACGGGCGGTTCTGGAGGAAGAAGGGGTGGAAGTTTCAGTCTATGACGGGAGTGAGATTTCCCTCAAAGGGGCCGGCGGACCGACGTGCCTCACCCGTCCAGTTCTGAGACTGTAG